A window of the Roseovarius sp. S88 genome harbors these coding sequences:
- a CDS encoding FAD-dependent oxidoreductase, with the protein MSDKSFPSHARVVIVGGGVMGVGLAYHLAHEGWSDVVLLEKAELTSGSTWHAAGQITHSTSSFGLGKCVDYNIGLYSGALEAETGQAVTWHGCGSYRLAYTEDEMDWLRHTLSVGRSLGFNIELVGPDHIRKNHPFYNLDGVIGALYTPDDGHVDPTNVTMAMAAGARQLGARIIRNCRATNVTQNAAGEWVVESEQGTITCEHVVNAGGTYARQMGEWSGLQLPMTSMTHHYFVTEPVPEFEDLDYELPVIRDDKKVSGYIRMEQKLGLIGIYEKENPNAVWLDECPWHYENWLFDADYDRIMPWLEESLNRMPIFAELGIQREVHGAISHPPDGNPMIGPAPGVKNYWCCCGTQIGIGWGPGLTRELARWMVHGAADVSMREYDPRRFGSYANKEWQVIKAKEDYCLRHEIPFPHFNRLAGRPIKPSPLYERLKAKGAVYEEVYGFERPRWFAREDVAQQDHYSFKRNAVHDMVSAEVRAVRESVGIMDVTAFTKVEVSGPDAYALLDRLTANRMPQKVGAITLTHMLNRRGRIELETTIVRMAEDRFYLVCAAFFEQRLLDHLNQQRDGEDVTIATLSHGWSALSLNGPKSREVLSRCTNADLSNAGFRWLSAQEIIVAGHKIWAFRMSYAGELGWELHMPDAACLDVYNALWAAGEAHDITDYGSFAMNAMRMEKGFKGAGELTNEVTLAEADVLRFARRDKDYLGRDKTLNTDLPWVCAYLEIEPDGVEDGHGGEAVLLDGKVVGSTASVVYGHTIGKILAFAYVKPHANMPEQEVEVVIAGTPRKGRILGAPAYDPESLLPRTDVAMAEV; encoded by the coding sequence ATGTCGGATAAATCCTTCCCAAGCCACGCCCGCGTGGTCATCGTTGGCGGCGGTGTTATGGGTGTGGGTCTGGCCTATCACCTGGCGCATGAGGGTTGGTCAGATGTGGTTTTGCTTGAAAAGGCCGAACTGACATCTGGGTCCACCTGGCACGCGGCGGGGCAGATCACGCATTCAACCTCGTCTTTCGGCCTTGGCAAATGCGTGGATTACAACATCGGGCTTTATTCCGGCGCGTTAGAGGCCGAGACCGGGCAGGCGGTGACCTGGCATGGCTGCGGCTCCTACCGGCTGGCCTATACCGAGGACGAGATGGATTGGCTGCGGCATACCCTTTCCGTTGGCCGGTCGCTTGGGTTCAATATTGAGCTGGTCGGGCCGGACCATATCCGCAAAAATCACCCGTTCTACAATCTCGACGGCGTTATTGGCGCGCTTTACACGCCCGATGACGGGCATGTGGACCCCACAAATGTGACTATGGCGATGGCCGCAGGTGCGCGGCAGCTGGGGGCGCGGATCATTCGCAATTGTCGGGCCACCAATGTCACGCAGAACGCTGCCGGTGAATGGGTGGTAGAGAGCGAGCAAGGCACCATCACCTGTGAACATGTGGTTAATGCGGGCGGGACTTACGCGCGGCAAATGGGTGAATGGTCCGGGCTGCAACTGCCAATGACCTCGATGACGCACCACTATTTTGTCACCGAGCCTGTGCCAGAATTCGAAGACCTTGACTACGAATTGCCGGTTATCCGCGATGACAAGAAGGTTTCGGGCTATATCCGGATGGAGCAGAAACTTGGCCTCATAGGGATCTACGAAAAGGAAAATCCCAACGCGGTCTGGCTCGATGAATGCCCCTGGCACTATGAGAACTGGCTTTTTGATGCTGATTACGACCGCATCATGCCGTGGCTTGAGGAAAGCCTGAACCGCATGCCGATCTTTGCAGAGCTTGGTATTCAGCGCGAGGTGCATGGCGCGATTTCGCACCCGCCCGATGGCAACCCGATGATTGGACCCGCACCGGGGGTCAAGAATTACTGGTGTTGCTGCGGCACGCAGATTGGCATTGGCTGGGGTCCGGGGCTAACGCGCGAACTGGCGCGCTGGATGGTGCATGGCGCGGCGGATGTCTCGATGCGCGAATATGACCCGCGCCGGTTTGGATCTTACGCGAACAAAGAGTGGCAAGTTATTAAAGCCAAAGAAGATTATTGCCTGCGCCATGAAATCCCTTTCCCCCATTTCAACCGCCTTGCCGGGCGTCCGATCAAGCCCTCACCTCTTTATGAACGCCTCAAGGCCAAGGGTGCAGTTTATGAAGAGGTCTACGGATTTGAACGCCCCCGCTGGTTTGCGCGAGAGGACGTTGCACAACAGGATCACTATTCCTTCAAGCGCAACGCAGTGCACGACATGGTGAGCGCAGAGGTGCGCGCCGTGCGCGAGAGCGTCGGGATCATGGATGTGACCGCCTTCACCAAGGTCGAAGTGTCTGGCCCAGATGCCTATGCACTGCTTGATCGGCTCACCGCCAACCGCATGCCGCAAAAAGTGGGGGCCATCACGCTGACGCATATGCTGAACCGGCGCGGGCGCATAGAGCTGGAGACGACGATTGTCCGTATGGCCGAAGATCGGTTTTATCTGGTCTGCGCGGCTTTCTTCGAGCAACGGCTTCTGGACCATCTCAATCAGCAGCGCGACGGTGAGGACGTTACAATCGCCACCCTGTCACACGGATGGTCGGCGCTGTCGCTCAACGGGCCGAAATCACGGGAAGTTCTGAGCAGATGCACCAATGCCGATCTCAGCAATGCAGGCTTTCGCTGGCTCTCGGCTCAGGAGATCATAGTCGCCGGTCACAAAATTTGGGCGTTTCGGATGTCCTATGCAGGTGAGTTGGGCTGGGAACTGCACATGCCGGATGCCGCCTGTCTCGATGTCTATAACGCGCTTTGGGCCGCAGGTGAGGCGCATGACATCACCGATTACGGCTCTTTCGCGATGAATGCGATGCGCATGGAGAAAGGCTTCAAAGGCGCAGGCGAGCTGACCAACGAAGTCACTCTGGCCGAGGCCGACGTACTGCGCTTTGCGCGGCGGGACAAGGACTATCTTGGCCGTGACAAGACGCTCAACACCGACTTGCCTTGGGTCTGCGCCTATCTGGAGATTGAGCCAGACGGAGTCGAGGATGGCCATGGCGGAGAGGCTGTTCTTCTGGACGGCAAGGTCGTGGGGTCCACCGCTTCAGTAGTCTATGGCCACACCATCGGCAAGATCCTTGCTTTTGCGTATGTCAAACCCCACGCCAATATGCCGGAACAAGAAGTTGAGGTTGTCATCGCCGGCACCCCGCGCAAGGGCCGGATCCTTGGCGCACCGGCCTATGACCCCGAAAGCCTGTTGCCGCGCACGGATGTCGCGATGGCGGAGGTCTGA
- a CDS encoding MurR/RpiR family transcriptional regulator, with translation MNDTNVSSSVLDRLSEEWDALTPEAQKAARYVLENPTDVGVSTVREIAEAAKVKPNTFVRMARQVGFEGYDDFREPFRDAIRRGQVSFPDRARWLQSISRSGDLGGLYADMVGAAIRNLEDTFGGISAEDLKSAAEAIWNSRQVFTLGVGVNNANARNFTYLASTGMTQFHAIPRPGSVAVDDLAWADERDVLIAMTCRPYRTEVIETVKLARTQGMTIVGISDSPASPVVLSAHHGFVVAADTPQFFPSSVSTITLLETLLSFVIAVASDEIVERVAQFHKRRHQLGIYQEEPE, from the coding sequence ATGAATGACACAAATGTATCATCATCAGTTCTCGACCGCCTCTCAGAGGAGTGGGACGCCCTGACGCCCGAGGCGCAGAAGGCCGCGCGCTATGTACTTGAAAACCCAACAGATGTTGGCGTCTCAACCGTGCGTGAGATTGCCGAAGCCGCCAAGGTCAAGCCCAACACATTCGTGCGTATGGCCCGCCAGGTGGGATTCGAGGGCTATGACGATTTCCGCGAACCCTTCCGCGATGCCATCCGGCGTGGGCAGGTGTCGTTTCCCGACCGCGCCCGCTGGCTGCAAAGCATTTCGCGTTCGGGCGATCTGGGCGGGCTTTATGCCGATATGGTGGGGGCCGCGATCCGCAATCTAGAAGACACGTTTGGCGGGATCAGCGCCGAAGACCTCAAATCCGCCGCAGAGGCGATCTGGAACTCGCGTCAGGTCTTTACCCTTGGTGTGGGTGTCAATAATGCCAACGCCCGCAACTTCACCTATCTTGCCAGCACGGGCATGACGCAGTTCCATGCCATTCCACGCCCGGGGTCTGTGGCAGTGGATGATCTGGCCTGGGCGGATGAACGCGATGTGCTGATCGCCATGACGTGCCGCCCCTATCGCACCGAAGTGATCGAGACAGTAAAGCTGGCGCGCACACAGGGTATGACAATCGTCGGCATCTCTGACAGTCCCGCCAGCCCGGTCGTGCTCTCGGCGCATCACGGGTTCGTCGTGGCCGCAGACACGCCACAATTCTTTCCATCCTCTGTTTCGACGATCACGCTTTTGGAAACATTGCTGAGCTTCGTCATAGCTGTGGCCAGCGATGAGATCGTAGAACGTGTCGCACAATTCCACAAACGCCGCCATCAACTTGGCATTTATCAGGAGGAGCCGGAATGA
- a CDS encoding aromatic ring-hydroxylating oxygenase subunit alpha translates to MNAPLVKSLEARYYTDPAIFAQEMTGLLSRTWQFAGHQGQIPNVGDYFAFQIAGQNLFCIRGRDEVVRCFYNVCQHRAHELVSGTGNTRVVVCPYHAWTYELTGGLRAGPNIKSVPGFEKSQICLTEVRCEDFNGFLFVNLDNNAAPMDDWFPGVREELRAYVPNIDKLTPLEWVEIPENCNWKVSIENYSECYHCSLNHPTFAQGVVKPETYDIQPLEQGYVLRHTTECQNLDDMTYPIDMSVDHAGEYRSWFLWPMVSFQCYPGNVLNTYHWRATGVDTCTVYRGWYSEGGAESEVIRKLAVQDRETTVEEDIHLVESVQRGLNSRGYRPGPLVLDPSCGVNSEHSIERLQNWMREAVDG, encoded by the coding sequence ATGAACGCCCCCTTGGTCAAGTCCCTGGAAGCCCGCTACTACACGGACCCCGCCATTTTTGCGCAGGAAATGACAGGGCTTTTGTCCAGAACATGGCAGTTTGCCGGGCATCAGGGGCAAATCCCCAATGTGGGCGACTATTTTGCGTTTCAGATCGCGGGACAGAACCTGTTTTGCATCCGTGGCCGGGATGAGGTAGTGCGCTGTTTTTACAATGTCTGTCAGCACCGTGCGCATGAATTGGTGAGCGGCACCGGCAACACCCGAGTTGTCGTATGCCCCTACCACGCCTGGACCTATGAGTTGACTGGTGGGCTGCGCGCCGGGCCGAATATCAAATCCGTGCCGGGGTTCGAGAAAAGCCAGATTTGCCTGACCGAAGTGCGTTGCGAAGACTTCAACGGCTTTCTCTTCGTTAATCTCGATAACAACGCCGCCCCTATGGATGACTGGTTCCCCGGTGTGCGTGAAGAGCTGCGTGCCTATGTGCCCAATATTGACAAACTGACCCCACTCGAATGGGTGGAAATTCCCGAAAACTGCAACTGGAAAGTATCGATTGAGAATTACTCGGAATGCTACCATTGCTCACTGAACCATCCGACCTTTGCCCAAGGCGTGGTCAAGCCCGAAACCTATGACATACAGCCATTGGAACAGGGCTATGTCCTGCGTCACACAACCGAGTGCCAGAATCTCGACGATATGACCTATCCCATTGATATGTCAGTGGATCATGCAGGCGAATACCGATCTTGGTTCCTCTGGCCCATGGTCAGTTTCCAGTGCTATCCGGGCAATGTGCTCAACACCTATCACTGGCGCGCCACAGGCGTGGACACATGCACCGTATATCGTGGTTGGTACAGCGAAGGCGGCGCTGAAAGCGAGGTGATCCGCAAGCTGGCTGTGCAGGATCGTGAAACAACGGTGGAGGAAGACATCCATCTCGTTGAATCCGTTCAGCGCGGCCTCAACTCCCGCGGCTACCGGCCGGGGCCCTTGGTGCTCGATCCAAGCTGTGGGGTGAATTCAGAGCATTCGATTGAGAGACTGCAGAACTGGATGCGGGAGGCGGTGGATGGGTGA
- a CDS encoding sulfotransferase family protein yields the protein MHKIIALWAVPRSTSTAFEWMMRQRGDLECLHEPFGEAWYQGEEPLWQRFNEGDVTTPGLTLESVWQDIQNRAAQGPVFLKDFPHYINHMWNPEFLGHFTHAFLIRDPAKTITSMHDKWPDFHEGEVGFPEQRALFDLLWALNDSPPPVIDSDDLLENPEDMVEAFCNAVEIPFLREALSWEPGGDPSEHSWWDGGSFHANLSKSTGLTPQKRRYVALEECAPRVQQVHRRMRPHYDRLYAHRVKV from the coding sequence ATGCATAAGATTATCGCCCTCTGGGCCGTGCCCCGCTCAACCTCGACCGCCTTTGAATGGATGATGCGCCAGCGCGGTGATCTGGAGTGCCTGCACGAACCCTTTGGCGAGGCGTGGTATCAAGGCGAAGAGCCGCTTTGGCAGCGCTTCAATGAGGGCGATGTCACAACGCCCGGCCTCACATTGGAAAGCGTCTGGCAGGACATTCAGAACCGTGCAGCCCAAGGCCCGGTCTTTCTCAAGGATTTTCCGCATTACATCAATCATATGTGGAACCCGGAGTTCTTGGGTCATTTCACGCACGCCTTTCTCATTCGGGATCCCGCCAAAACCATCACGTCGATGCATGACAAGTGGCCGGATTTTCACGAAGGTGAGGTGGGGTTCCCCGAGCAGCGCGCGCTTTTCGATTTGCTCTGGGCCCTGAACGACAGCCCTCCGCCGGTGATCGACAGTGACGATCTTCTGGAAAATCCGGAAGACATGGTCGAGGCATTTTGCAACGCGGTTGAGATTCCCTTCCTCCGCGAAGCCCTGAGTTGGGAGCCAGGCGGTGATCCGTCCGAGCATAGCTGGTGGGATGGGGGATCTTTCCATGCCAACCTGTCCAAATCAACCGGTTTGACACCGCAAAAACGGCGCTACGTTGCGCTGGAAGAGTGCGCACCGCGCGTGCAGCAGGTTCACAGGCGCATGCGTCCGCATTATGACCGGTTATACGCCCATCGCGTCAAGGTGTGA